A stretch of Lactiplantibacillus brownii DNA encodes these proteins:
- a CDS encoding CPBP family intramembrane glutamic endopeptidase, producing the protein MLTRKMNWLGIIVNFLLVPTVLAGFPYLIRFAVPQRYGQLADDLVIVIIALLLNHYFWQVKLQLFNRKKFWLQLLQCLPAILFLLFSRFTTWLQVSWQKLSLRILLTVLFIALAEELIFRGLLLPLSLSLTHNHAFAAVLISSIGFGVAHLVNVFNMSATIVFLQIILVVATGILWGTVYLTTHNLSLTILLHICDDLPLFLVKSGGSLSAPNSHDLMLAAVIYLGLTVLFCGIAMIQIRLAHLNGHQHSQM; encoded by the coding sequence ATGCTAACGCGAAAAATGAATTGGCTCGGGATAATTGTTAATTTTCTATTGGTGCCAACCGTCTTAGCTGGTTTTCCATACCTAATCAGGTTTGCCGTGCCACAACGATATGGACAATTGGCCGATGATCTGGTCATCGTGATCATTGCTTTATTGCTCAATCATTATTTTTGGCAAGTTAAACTCCAATTATTTAATCGGAAAAAGTTTTGGTTGCAGTTGTTACAATGTCTGCCGGCCATCCTCTTCTTATTGTTTTCACGATTCACGACTTGGTTACAAGTTTCATGGCAGAAGCTGAGCTTGCGCATCCTGTTAACGGTTCTTTTTATTGCGCTGGCAGAGGAACTGATTTTCCGTGGCTTGTTGTTACCGCTGAGCTTGTCACTGACGCACAACCACGCGTTTGCAGCGGTGCTGATCAGTAGTATCGGGTTCGGTGTTGCCCATCTTGTCAATGTTTTTAATATGTCAGCTACGATCGTTTTTTTACAAATAATCTTGGTGGTTGCGACCGGTATCCTTTGGGGAACGGTCTATTTGACGACTCACAATTTATCGTTAACGATATTGTTGCATATTTGTGATGATCTGCCATTATTTCTAGTGAAGTCCGGTGGGTCGCTTTCAGCACCTAATTCGCATGACTTGATGCTGGCAGCTGTGATCTATTTAGGACTGACGGTCCTGTTTTGTGGCATCGCTATGATCCAGATTCGATTGGCACATTTAAATGGTCATCAACACAGCCAAATGTAA
- a CDS encoding DNA-3-methyladenine glycosylase I — MIAPDDFNDITANGVTDYDAYFGTPTHDDHVLFELLIVGILHVGLGWRVAASQLPILRREMSGLRIPAVAGLDEPDWERLMQTPGVMHNGRKLRAIIQDARAIMALQTEYGSFSAYLWQFVDATPFIMPAPDDELPTRSPLGARVAADLHRHGFTFVGPVVTHMFLLAAGLIKLT; from the coding sequence ATGATTGCCCCGGACGATTTTAACGACATTACGGCGAATGGGGTGACGGATTACGATGCGTATTTCGGAACACCAACGCACGATGATCATGTGTTATTTGAATTGCTAATCGTTGGCATTTTACATGTTGGTTTAGGCTGGCGGGTTGCTGCGAGTCAATTGCCAATTTTACGTCGTGAAATGTCAGGCTTACGCATTCCGGCTGTCGCTGGCCTAGACGAACCTGATTGGGAGCGCTTGATGCAGACGCCAGGTGTGATGCATAATGGCCGCAAATTACGAGCGATTATTCAAGATGCGCGGGCCATTATGGCTTTGCAGACCGAATATGGGAGCTTTAGTGCTTATTTGTGGCAATTTGTTGATGCGACGCCTTTTATAATGCCAGCACCGGATGATGAATTGCCCACGCGTTCGCCATTAGGGGCGCGGGTGGCGGCCGACTTACATCGGCACGGCTTTACCTTTGTTGGCCCAGTTGTCACGCATATGTTCTTGTTGGCGGCAGGGCTAATTAAATTGACTTAA
- the folP gene encoding dihydropteroate synthase, producing MLVQDMTSSFARATDFASQALSAQAARQQQLILQFSDYNREQQLKLTQLCHQLDGVVQAGPDQLTVLLSQAAGRQLTKQWSQVFHNHATVQLQLTQIMKQYDIYWQAGEHRFNLTKRPLIYGIMNITPDSFYDGGRYETMDDVLNHVAEMLQAGADVIEVNGQTTRPGFKEVDPQVELDRTLPYIRAIKQRFPEAVLAIDTYKYPVMKAVVTEGISIINDVNAFTDDPRKLALMADSRVGLLTMHSSRDEEYADLTSSMRHFFEHNLAELTSAGIDLERIALDQGIGYSKVAHGEQDYVMMRNIDEFNYLQRPMMVAISRKGYLGLLLGLKKEDRLPMTLVTETAMMLKGGRILRVHDVAETQQMVTLLDRIENGYWLAAPQ from the coding sequence ATGTTAGTTCAAGATATGACGAGTTCCTTTGCACGCGCAACGGATTTTGCGAGTCAGGCGCTGAGTGCGCAAGCCGCGCGTCAACAACAGTTAATTTTACAATTTAGTGATTATAATCGGGAGCAACAGCTCAAATTAACGCAACTTTGTCATCAATTAGATGGCGTGGTGCAAGCGGGTCCTGATCAATTGACCGTCTTGCTCAGTCAAGCAGCTGGCCGCCAGTTGACTAAACAATGGTCGCAAGTTTTCCATAATCATGCGACCGTGCAACTGCAGCTAACGCAGATCATGAAGCAATATGATATTTATTGGCAAGCTGGAGAACACCGTTTTAATTTGACGAAACGGCCCCTGATTTACGGTATTATGAATATCACGCCTGATTCGTTCTACGATGGCGGGCGTTATGAAACGATGGACGATGTTTTAAATCACGTGGCAGAGATGTTACAAGCCGGAGCCGATGTCATCGAAGTCAACGGTCAAACGACACGGCCTGGTTTTAAAGAAGTCGATCCGCAAGTTGAATTGGATCGGACGTTGCCTTATATTCGCGCGATTAAACAACGCTTTCCAGAAGCGGTCTTGGCGATCGATACTTACAAGTATCCTGTGATGAAGGCTGTGGTGACTGAGGGGATTAGCATTATTAACGATGTGAACGCCTTTACGGATGATCCTCGAAAGCTGGCTTTGATGGCAGATAGTCGGGTCGGTCTATTAACGATGCATAGTAGTCGTGATGAAGAATATGCGGACTTGACGAGCAGTATGCGGCACTTCTTTGAACATAATCTGGCGGAGCTGACTAGTGCGGGGATTGATCTCGAACGGATTGCTTTGGATCAAGGTATTGGCTATTCGAAAGTCGCACATGGTGAGCAAGACTATGTCATGATGCGCAACATTGATGAATTTAATTACCTACAGCGTCCAATGATGGTTGCTATCTCACGGAAGGGCTATTTAGGCTTGTTACTGGGCTTAAAGAAGGAAGACCGGCTACCGATGACGTTGGTCACTGAAACCGCAATGATGCTCAAAGGTGGCCGAATTCTGCGGGTCCATGATGTCGCTGAAACGCAACAGATGGTCACCTTGCTTGATCGAATCGAAAATGGCTACTGGTTGGCGGCACCGCAATGA
- a CDS encoding non-canonical purine NTP pyrophosphatase, protein MTNNWLIGSNNRGKSRDLALCLAYYGLNAESYLSDADPLEFPTETTSSYVANAVTKAQFAAQKLQRPVIADDSGIELPALPDKFGVTTARDLGVQTSGGDRNAAIFTALAKVPNEQRQAVMRATLALAWPDGRTITAQATIAGYIAQFQIGHYSGGFDRLFWLPRYGRTLAELPDQWRLPLTHRGQAACKLVTQLRMMKG, encoded by the coding sequence ATGACCAATAACTGGCTGATTGGCTCTAATAATCGTGGTAAAAGTCGTGATTTGGCCTTGTGCTTAGCGTATTATGGGCTCAATGCTGAGTCTTATTTATCAGACGCAGATCCGCTCGAATTTCCCACGGAAACGACGTCTAGTTACGTGGCTAATGCGGTGACCAAAGCCCAGTTTGCGGCGCAAAAGTTGCAACGACCGGTGATCGCGGATGATAGTGGCATTGAGTTGCCAGCATTACCCGACAAATTCGGCGTGACCACTGCGCGCGACTTAGGGGTTCAGACCAGTGGTGGTGATCGTAACGCCGCCATTTTCACGGCACTAGCCAAAGTTCCAAATGAGCAGCGCCAGGCAGTCATGCGCGCAACCTTGGCGTTAGCTTGGCCAGATGGGCGCACGATCACTGCACAGGCAACGATTGCCGGTTATATCGCGCAATTTCAAATTGGTCACTATTCTGGCGGTTTTGACCGGTTGTTTTGGTTGCCACGTTATGGTCGGACGCTAGCTGAATTGCCAGATCAATGGCGGTTACCGTTGACGCATCGCGGTCAGGCCGCTTGTAAGTTAGTCACACAACTGAGGATGATGAAAGGTTAG
- a CDS encoding bifunctional folylpolyglutamate synthase/dihydrofolate synthase has product MDSATIQQQYEALVAQLNQAMLVTKHDRVPLLRRIMAHLGQPDRYYHVCHLAGTNGKGSTGAMLASVLRAQGYRVGRFSSPAINDDREQLQLNGQWISPADFIDTYHEIVSVLTNMGLQAADISIFEWYFLIGTVWFRNQKVDWAVVEAGLGGQYDATNALAGPQLTIFTKIALDHQKILGRTITAIAQNKSKIIKPKTQVVTLADQNPAALKVLKAEADRQGVPLIQAHDLRLTVQQATIKGTLITATSDLFDWSALQLGLVGAYQVQNLGLVLTALAVLQRQHVAISGQAVRQGLQQVTLPGRLTVLQQQPLILADGAHNPDGIQALVKSVQALLPQRHLIWVVGVLRDKDYQTMLTTVLPAADVLITNTPANPERALPAAQLAQTATALRSGNSPVILVADEIQDALNLAQQQATATSAIIVTGSFYVMRELQQQGWQVFPDDQ; this is encoded by the coding sequence GTGGATTCAGCAACAATTCAACAACAATATGAGGCTTTAGTGGCACAACTTAATCAGGCCATGCTGGTCACAAAACACGATCGGGTTCCCTTGTTGCGTCGGATTATGGCGCATTTGGGGCAACCGGATCGTTATTATCATGTGTGTCATTTAGCTGGTACGAATGGCAAGGGTTCTACGGGCGCTATGTTAGCCAGTGTTTTGCGCGCCCAAGGTTATCGGGTTGGCCGGTTTAGTAGTCCCGCAATCAATGATGACCGGGAACAGCTGCAACTTAATGGGCAATGGATCAGTCCGGCTGACTTTATCGATACTTATCACGAAATCGTGTCGGTACTCACTAATATGGGGTTACAAGCAGCCGATATTTCCATTTTTGAATGGTATTTTCTTATTGGAACGGTTTGGTTTCGCAATCAAAAGGTCGATTGGGCCGTGGTCGAGGCCGGGTTAGGTGGCCAATACGATGCCACTAATGCCTTGGCAGGACCGCAATTAACTATTTTTACTAAAATTGCGTTAGATCATCAAAAGATTTTGGGCCGGACGATAACGGCCATTGCACAGAATAAATCGAAAATTATCAAACCTAAAACACAAGTGGTTACGTTGGCAGATCAAAATCCAGCGGCCTTAAAGGTGTTAAAAGCGGAAGCTGATCGGCAAGGGGTGCCCCTGATTCAAGCTCACGATTTACGGCTCACTGTCCAGCAAGCCACAATCAAAGGGACGCTGATTACCGCGACCAGTGATTTATTTGACTGGTCAGCGTTACAGTTGGGCTTGGTTGGGGCGTATCAGGTACAAAATTTGGGGCTTGTTTTGACGGCCCTCGCAGTGCTACAACGGCAACACGTGGCAATCTCTGGACAGGCAGTGCGCCAAGGGTTGCAACAGGTCACGTTGCCAGGACGTTTAACGGTGTTACAGCAACAGCCGCTGATCTTGGCCGATGGGGCCCACAACCCGGATGGCATCCAAGCCTTAGTCAAGAGCGTCCAAGCACTATTGCCGCAACGTCACTTGATCTGGGTCGTAGGCGTCTTGCGCGACAAGGACTATCAAACGATGTTGACGACCGTCTTGCCAGCGGCGGATGTGCTGATTACTAACACGCCCGCTAATCCTGAGCGAGCACTGCCAGCGGCCCAATTAGCCCAAACTGCGACAGCCTTGAGATCAGGAAATTCGCCAGTGATTTTAGTAGCGGATGAGATCCAAGACGCGTTAAACTTAGCACAGCAACAAGCAACCGCAACGAGTGCCATTATTGTCACCGGGTCATTTTATGTGATGCGCGAGCTGCAACAACAAGGTTGGCAGGTGTTTCCAGATGACCAATAA
- the folE gene encoding GTP cyclohydrolase I FolE, whose protein sequence is MIDESKQAKIRHAVREILEAVGENPERPGLVETPDRVARMYAEVFATKTAAPFDNYKLFKVTDQTEMVLLKDIPFYSMCEHHLLPFFGTVQVAYVPQHHQVIGLSKIPRLIDYCSKQPNVQERLTVTIAKELQRILDPAGIAVSISARHMCMEMRGVSKPGVQTESSYYSGQFREDMELKREFLQRIVN, encoded by the coding sequence ATGATTGATGAAAGCAAGCAGGCAAAGATTCGGCACGCTGTCCGAGAAATATTAGAAGCGGTGGGAGAAAATCCTGAACGACCAGGGTTGGTAGAAACCCCTGACCGAGTCGCCCGGATGTACGCCGAAGTATTCGCTACCAAGACGGCCGCGCCATTTGACAACTATAAGTTGTTCAAAGTAACCGACCAAACTGAAATGGTGCTATTGAAAGATATTCCGTTCTACTCAATGTGTGAGCATCATTTGTTACCATTTTTTGGCACGGTCCAAGTGGCCTATGTGCCACAACACCACCAAGTCATTGGGTTGAGCAAGATTCCTCGGCTGATTGACTATTGTAGCAAACAACCGAATGTGCAAGAACGTTTGACCGTGACGATTGCCAAAGAATTGCAACGGATCTTAGATCCAGCCGGAATTGCCGTTTCGATTTCAGCGCGACACATGTGTATGGAAATGCGCGGCGTCAGCAAACCAGGTGTTCAAACGGAAAGCAGTTATTATAGTGGGCAATTCCGAGAAGATATGGAGTTAAAGCGAGAATTTCTACAAAGAATTGTCAATTAA
- the folK gene encoding 2-amino-4-hydroxy-6-hydroxymethyldihydropteridine diphosphokinase produces the protein MASNERVYLSIGSNIHPRVARIKQAITMLRQSTGITVVAVSDWYETEPWGKRDQANFYNVAVALTTTLTPTDLLAQLHVIEQQGHRERQIHWGPRTIDLDIAFWGARKIQTTELTVPHAHAAERNFVLLPTAEIAKNDPQVGPQVQTMLAANQDTSWIKKVRNVSEKDD, from the coding sequence ATGGCAAGTAACGAACGCGTTTATTTGAGTATTGGGTCAAATATCCATCCGCGGGTCGCACGGATTAAACAGGCCATTACGATGCTGCGACAGTCAACGGGTATCACCGTTGTGGCGGTATCTGACTGGTATGAGACAGAGCCCTGGGGAAAACGGGATCAAGCGAACTTCTACAACGTTGCGGTGGCACTGACGACAACCTTGACGCCGACTGACCTATTAGCTCAGTTACATGTCATTGAGCAACAGGGTCACCGGGAACGCCAGATTCATTGGGGGCCGCGGACCATTGATTTAGATATTGCCTTTTGGGGGGCACGTAAAATTCAAACCACTGAATTAACGGTGCCACACGCCCATGCGGCTGAACGTAACTTTGTGTTATTACCCACGGCTGAGATTGCCAAAAATGACCCCCAAGTTGGGCCACAAGTGCAAACCATGTTAGCGGCGAACCAGGACACGAGTTGGATTAAAAAAGTAAGAAATGTGAGTGAGAAAGATGATTGA
- the folB gene encoding dihydroneopterin aldolase translates to MGMIRINNLRFHTFNGVLPEERRNGQQLAMDIAIKYPIETAVQHDDVHETINYAEVRAVMDDFVSTHSYKLIESLANHLLQALLEKFPTVDAINLKIRKYSVPMPGIFDDVEIEVEGAPHGK, encoded by the coding sequence ATGGGAATGATTCGCATTAATAATTTACGTTTTCATACGTTCAATGGGGTGTTACCAGAAGAACGGCGCAATGGCCAGCAATTGGCGATGGATATTGCAATTAAGTATCCGATTGAAACGGCAGTTCAACATGATGATGTTCACGAAACAATCAATTATGCTGAAGTACGGGCGGTGATGGATGATTTTGTCTCCACCCATTCTTATAAATTAATTGAATCGTTAGCCAATCACCTTTTACAAGCCTTATTGGAAAAATTTCCAACGGTTGACGCGATTAATTTAAAGATTCGTAAATACAGTGTCCCAATGCCAGGAATTTTTGATGACGTTGAAATTGAGGTGGAGGGGGCGCCACATGGCAAGTAA
- a CDS encoding CvpA family protein: MIFTIVILLLLLTAIMRGFHRGLVIEILHLVGTIAVLIFARLVYQPFGSMLSTLLSQLKLIDVSTGSTLVINLVAFFILTSLGWAVVRMLARLSRSITWLPVIKQVNSVAGGAVSFIIAYLVIFVVLSLANLVNTDFIQTQMSSSPVATFIVNKTPGLTSQSLSKIFKFETSTQNS, encoded by the coding sequence ATGATTTTTACCATTGTCATTTTATTATTATTGTTGACCGCAATCATGCGCGGGTTTCACCGTGGCTTAGTGATTGAAATCCTGCACCTGGTAGGGACCATTGCCGTTTTGATCTTTGCCCGGCTAGTATACCAACCATTCGGCTCGATGCTGAGTACTTTATTGAGCCAGCTAAAGTTGATCGATGTTAGTACGGGGAGCACGCTGGTGATCAACCTCGTGGCTTTCTTTATCTTAACATCGCTTGGTTGGGCAGTGGTCCGGATGCTGGCGCGTTTGTCGCGGAGCATTACATGGCTACCTGTGATCAAGCAAGTCAATAGTGTGGCTGGTGGCGCCGTTTCATTTATCATAGCCTATTTGGTGATTTTTGTGGTGTTATCACTCGCCAATCTAGTTAATACTGATTTTATCCAAACACAGATGAGCAGCTCGCCAGTAGCCACTTTTATCGTTAATAAAACCCCTGGCTTAACCAGTCAGTCTTTGAGCAAGATTTTTAAATTTGAAACGAGTACGCAAAATTCATAA